The Mercurialis annua linkage group LG2, ddMerAnnu1.2, whole genome shotgun sequence genome contains a region encoding:
- the LOC126670757 gene encoding uncharacterized protein LOC126670757, producing the protein MADQTVESPQLFDLSNGTMFVKITNLGCTITSLSLPDKNGNLADVVLGFDSLEPYLKGVAPYFGSIVGRVANRIKDGKFTMDGVDYTLPLNRPPNSLHGGFKGFDKVVWKVAEYNKEGEHPSITFKYESRDGEEGYPGDLSVTATYTLTSSTTMRLDMEAVPKNKPSPVNLAQHTYWNLAGHNSGNILDHFIQISASHVTPVDQNTVPTGEIMPVKGTPFDFTTEKRIGASIHEVGLGYDHNYVLDCGEQKLELQHAAKLKDPSSSRVLNLWTNAPGMQFYTANYVNGIVGKGGAVYGKQSALCLETQGFPNAVNQPNFPSVIVRPGETYKHTMLFEFSVE; encoded by the exons ATGGCAGATCAAACAGTGGAATCCCCACAATTATTTGATCTCAGCAATGGCACTATGTTTGTCAAAATCACCAATCTCGGCTGCACCATTACTTCCCTGTCTCTTCCTGATAAAAATG GGAATTTGGCTGATGTtgtgcttggatttgattctctGGAGCCATATCTG AAAGGAGTTGCTCCTTATTTTGGGAGCATTGTGGGCAGAGTAGCAAACAGGATTAAGGATGGGAAGTTTACTATGGATGGTGTTGATTATACTTTGCCTCTTAACAGGCCTCCTAACAGCCTTCATG GTGGGTTCAAGGGTTTTGATAAGGTGGTGTGGAAGGTAGCCGAATATAATAAGGAAGGGGAACACCCATCAATCACCTTCAAATATGAGAGTCGTGATGGAGAAGAAg GTTACCCTGGAGATCTTTCTGTAACTGCAACTTATACACTTACTTCAAGCACCACAATGAGACTTGATATGGAAGCAGTGCCAAAGAACAAACCGTCTCCGGTCAACTTAGCTCAGCATACCTACTGGAACTTAGCAGGTCACAACTCGGGGAACATACTTGACCATTTTATTCAGATATCGGCATCTCATGTAACACCTGTCGATCAGAATACAGTACCAACTGGTGAAATCATGCCAGTTAAAGGCACCCCTTTCGATTTTACTACAGAGAAGAGGATCGGTGCCTCGATCCACGAAGTTGGTTTAGGGTATGACCACAACTATGTTCTTGACTGTGGAGAACAGAAGTTAGAGTTGCAACATGCTGCAAAACTGAAGGATCCGTCAAGCTCGAGAGTCCTTAACCTGTGGACTAATGCTCCTGGGATGCAGTTTTATACTGCAAACTATGTGAATGGAATAGTTGGCAAGGGAGGTGCTGTATATGGAAAGCAGTCCGCGCTTTGTTTGGAGACGCAAGGATTTCCGAACGCTGTAAACCAACCCAACTTCCCGTCCGTTATCGTTCGACCTGGTGAGACATATAAGCATACTATGTTGTTCGAGTTCTCGGTTGAATGA
- the LOC126666605 gene encoding agamous-like MADS-box protein AGL61, with product MKTEEEATGIQSRRGGKGRRRIEIKKILDSKTALIVTFSKRRNGLFKKATELHNLCGVEAAVVAFSPSGRPYSTGNPSSESVVLRYLNGRLTAALAAADQEEAGERLCWWEKGIEDLKTEEEVKEFKDALIELKRNLVYRIEEFKMRCASTPILFS from the coding sequence ATGAAAACGGAGGAAGAAGCAACCGGAATACAATCTAGAAGAGGCGGCAAGGGACGTAGAAGGATCGAAATCAAGAAAATTCTGGACAGTAAAACCGCTCTAATCGTCACTTTTTCTAAACGGAGAAACGGTTTGTTCAAGAAAGCGACGGAGTTACACAATTTATGTGGCGTAGAAGCTGCCGTCGTCGCTTTCTCACCTTCAGGCAGGCCTTATTCTACCGGTAATCCTTCGTCGGAGTCTGTTGTTCTTCGATATCTTAACGGCAGATTAACTGCCGCGCTGGCGGCGGCGGATCAGGAGGAAGCGGGAGAAAGATTGTGCTGGTGGGAGAAGGGGATTGAGGATTTGAAAACGGAGGAGGAGGTTAAAGAATTTAAAGATGCATTGATTGAATTGAAGAGGAATTTGGTTTATAGAATTGAAGAGTTCAAAATGCGATGTGCTAGTACTCCAATTCTTTTTTCTTAG
- the LOC126666722 gene encoding uncharacterized protein LOC126666722 — protein MVRPYGVKGPKRKKREEKYDTEENEAEKRAMLEEDDDGGGEEEGEGSEGKVEEMEGIPIVPSDLKTKKPGVIFVLEKASLEVAKVGKTYQILNSDDHANFLRKNNKNPADYRPDIVYQALLSILDSPLNKAGMLQTVYVKTEKGVLFEVKRHVRIPRTYKRFAGIMLQLLQKLSITAVGKREKLLRVIKNPVTQYLPVNSRKIGFSYSSEKLVKMSKYAATIDDDVNLVFVVGAMAHGKIDCDYINDFIAISGYPMSAAWCIARICEALSDKWNVL, from the exons ATGGTGAGGCCATATGGAGTAAAAGGACCCAAGAGAAAGAAGAGAGAGGAGAAATATGATACAGAAGAAAATGAAGCTGAAAAAAGAGCTATgcttgaagaagatgatgatggtggtggagaagaagaaggagaaggaTCAGAAGGGAAAGTAGAGGAAATGGAGGGCATCCCAATTGTGCCAAGTGATTTAAAAACAAAGAAGCCTGGAGTCATTTTCGTGCTCGAAAAGGCGTCTTTGGAAGTTGCTAAAGTTGGCAAG ACATACCAAATCTTGAACTCTGATGATCATGCAAATTTCTTGCGGAAGAATAATAAAAATCCTGCTGATTATAGGCCTGATATTGTTTATCAG GCTCTGCTATCAATTTTAGATAGCCCATTAAATAAGGCTGGCATGTTGCAAACAGTATACGTGAAAACAGAAAAAGGTGTTCTTTTTGAAGTTAAACGGCATGTACGTATTCCAAGGACATACAAACGATTTGCTGGAATTATGT TGCAGCTGCTCCAGAAACTAAGTATAACTGCAGTGGGCAAGCGTGAGAAGCTATTGCGTGTAATCAAGAATCCTGTGACCCAGTATCTACCAGTTAACTCTCGTAAAATAG GCTTCTCATACAGTTCAGAAAAGCTGGTTAAAATGAGCAAATACGCAGCTACAATTGACGATGACGTTAACCTTGTCTTTGTG GTTGGTGCTATGGCCCATGGAAAAATTGACTGCGATTATATCAATGATTTCATAGCAA TTTCCGGCTACCCAATGAGTGCTGCTTGGTGTATCGCAAGGATTTGTGAGGCCTTGTCGGATAAATGGAATGTACTGTGA
- the LOC126667710 gene encoding TPR repeat-containing thioredoxin TDX — protein MDAAKISDLKQFVEHCKSDPSTLNDPSLSFFKSYLNSLGARVPAPQTNSEKGGIDMSNTKENRDGQRSSDEIDEIIESDVELDESDVVEPDNDPPQKMGNPVTEVSEEMQDAARMEKLKAMDAISEGKLGEAIDYLTESIMLNPTSAILYATRASVFIKLKKPNAAIHDANAALEINPDSAKGYKIRGMARAMLGHWEEAAKDLHVASKLDYDEEIGLVLKKVEPNAHKLEEHRRKYERMRKERELTKAERERQRRAKAQEQEALSALNEGQVTGIHSAGDLDAKLNAASRTSRLAILYFTASWCGPCRFISPLFTSLAAKYPKSVFLKVDIDEAADVAAKWNISSVPTFHFIKNGKEIDKVMGADKNGLERKIEQYAG, from the exons ATGGATGCCGCCAAAATATCAGACCTTAAGCAATTTGTGGAGCACTGCAAGTCCGACCCGTCAACTCTTAATGACCCGTCTCTTTCCTTTTTCAAATCCTACCTTAACAG TTTAGGTGCCCGAGTTCCTGCTCCTCAAACTAACTCG GAGAAAGGTGGTATTGACATGTCGAACACAAAGGAAAATCGTGATGGACAACGATCTAGTGATGAGATTGATGAAATAATCGAGTCTGATGTTGAGTTGGACGAGAGTGACGTTGTGGAACCTGACAATGATCCACCGCAAAAG ATGGGTAACCCTGTAACTGAGGTTAGTGAAGAAATGCAGGATGCGGCGCGAATGGAAAAATTAAAAGCTATGGATGCAATCTCTGAAG GTAAGCTGGGTGAAGCTATTGATTATCTGACAGAATCCATAATGTTGAATCCAACCTCGGCTATTTTATATGCAACTAGAG CTAGTGTCTTTATTAAACTCAAGAAACCAAATGCTGCCATACATGATGCTAATGCTGCTTTAGAG ATCAATCCGGACTCTGCAAAAGGATATAAAATACGAGGAATGGCAAGGGCAATGTTGGGCCATTGGGAAGAAGCAGCAAAGGATCTACATGTAGCATCTAAATTGGATTATGATGAGGAGATTGGTTTAGTGCTCAAAAAG GTTGAACCTAATGCTCACAAATTAGAGGAGCACCGTAGAAAATATGAACGCATGAGGAAAGAAAGGGAGCTAACGAAGGCTGAACGTGAAAGGCAACGACGAGCTAAAGCACAA GAGCAAGAAGCCTTGTCTGCTTTGAATGAGG GGCAAGTGACGGGCATCCACTCTGCTGGTGATCTGGATGCCAAACTGAATGCCGCTTCAAGAACATCTCGCCTTGCAATTCTGTACTTCACAGCTTCGTGGTGTGGACCTTGTCGTTTCATTTCTCCTCTTTTTACAAGCTTAGCTGCAAAATACCCCAAATCCGTGTTCTTAAAAGTTGACATTGATGAGGCAGCGGATGTTGCTGCAAAGTGGAACATTAGCAGTGTTCCGACCTTTCACTTCATAAAAAATGGAAAGGAAATTGACAAGGTAATGGGGGCTGATAAAAATGGGCTGGAACGGAAGATTGAACAATATGCAGGCTAG
- the LOC126670751 gene encoding uncharacterized protein LOC126670751 encodes MSTSIDIKLSRSNRIYRPSDSLKGKIIIKSASSLSHYGIRLSLNGSVNLQVRGGSAGVIESIYGAIKPIPIVNKSFEIRSSGKIGPGTTEIPFSAIVKKPGEENLEKFYETFHGTNVSIQYLLTVDILRGYLHKSLSTTMEFIVESDKVDLPERPVSPEMAIFYITQDTQRHPLLPELKSGGFRVTGRVSTQCSLLDTISGELTVERSAVSISSIDIHLLRVESILHGDKIVTETSLIQTTQITDGDVCRNMTLPIYVILPRLLTCPTVLAGPFSIEFKLSIMITFQSELSKLHKKSDPRTPRLWLAMETLPLELVRSR; translated from the exons ATGTCAACCTCTATAGACATTAAATTATCCCGATCCAACCGCATTTACCGCCCTTCT GATTCTCTGAaaggaaaaataataatcaaatcagcTTCTTCACTCTCTCACTATGGAATTCGCCTCTCTCTCAATGGATCCGTTAACTTACAG GTTCGAGGAGGATCTGCAGGTGTTATTGAATCTATTTATGGCGCTATCAAGCCTATTCCTATTGT GAATAAGAGCTTTGAGATTAGGTCTTCGGGAAAGATTGGTCCAGGTACAACAGAG ATACCATTCTCTGCAATTGTTAAGAAACCTGGAGAAGAAAATTTGGAAAAGTTTTATGAGACCTTCCATGGAACAAATGTTAGCATTCAG TATTTGCTGACTGTAGATATATTGAGAGGATATTTGCATAAATCCTTATCTACAACCATGGAATTTATAGTCGAAAGTGATAAAG TTGATCTTCCCGAGAGACCAGTTTCTCCTGAAATGGCTATCTTTTACATTACTCAAGATACTCAGAGACATCCGCTGCTTCCTGAACTAAAATCAG GTGGGTTTCGGGTGACGGGAAGGGTATCTACTCAATGTTCCTTGTTGGATACTATCAGTGGAGAGCTAACAGTAGAAAGGTCTGCAGTTTCCATTAGCTCCATTGACATTCACTTGCTTCGAGTAGAGTCAATTCTTCATGGAGACAAAATTGTAACCGAAACCTCTTTGATTCAGACCACACAG ATAACAGATGGAGATGTGTGTCGCAACATGACTTTACCCATATATGTTATCTTACCCCGTCTTTTGACTTGTCCAACTGTCTTAGCTGG TCCATTTTCAATCGAGTTCAAGTTGTCGATTATGATCACCTTTCAGTCAGAACTCTcgaaattgcataaaaaatcagATCCAAGAACTCCAAGGCTCTGG CTGGCCATGGAAACTTTACCACTTGAACTTGTCCGATCACGGTGA
- the LOC126667711 gene encoding ABC transporter G family member STR-like: MAAKVGRTNANKSLESLLDMDKTAAAKKNAVPVETRKMIPGHGLEFKNVSYSVKKKQKKDGVWISKEAYLLNDISGQALRGEIMAIMGPSGAGKSTFLDALAGRIAQGSLQGSVRVDEKAVTTSYMKMISSYVMQDDQLFPMLTVFETFMFAAEVRLPPSISRTEKKQRVYELLDQLGLTNTAHTYIGDEGRRGVSGGERRRVSIGIDIIHKPSLLFLDEPTSGLDSTSAFSVVEKVKEIAKSGSIVLMTIHQPSFRIQMLLDRITVLARGKLIYMGSPAALPSHLSGFGRPIPDGENSLEYLLDVIKEYDESNVGLDPLVLYQSEGLKPDQVARTPIPKTPKTPKTPRTPYTNTSGSRLGINLWSQAFSTSGTSRADSGQYGYDDDDEDDDNFDNSLERRTMPTPMNLHSGVYQPRLASQFYKEFSVWVYNGVKGAPRRPSWTPARTPARTPISAARSQVSSQYPTPQHVPYHPKTPVIYSPSVDSYTASYEDFYMEEEMLDEPAHGPKFANPWLREVAVLSWRTALNVVRTPELFLSREIVLTVMALILSSLFKNLSESTFKTVNQLMNFYIFAVCLVFFSSNDAVPTFIQERFIFIRETSHNAYRASSYVVSSLLVYLPFFAIQGLTFAAITKIILHLESNLFNFWIILYASLITTNAYVMLVSALVPSYITGYAVVIATTALFFLTCGFFLKRTQIPIYWRWLHYISAIKYPFEAMLSNEFKGTKCYTGNFSDLTPGPLGDIKPSKLHNNNTIGPHCPLIGEDFLSTMDIKMDNLWYDVAILLAWGVLYRLLFYVVLRFYSKNERK; the protein is encoded by the exons ATGGCGGCCAAGGTAGGTCGAACAAACGCCAACAAAAGCCTTGAAAGTCTACTAGACATGGACAAAACAGCAGCTGCAAAGAAAAATGCTGTGCCAGTTGAGACTCGGAAAATGATTCCAGGCCACGGTCTTGAGTTCAAAAATGTATCGTATAGTGTCAAAAAGAAGCAGAAGAAAGACGGTGTTTGGATCAGTAAAGAGGCTTATCTTCTCAATGATATATCCGGTCAGGCTTTGAGAGGTGAAATTATGGCCATCATGGGTCCGAGTGGTGCTGGAAAATCCACTTTTCTCGATGCCTTAGCTGGTCGGATTGCTCAGGGAAGTCTTCAAGGATCTGTCAGAGTAGATGAAAAAGCG GTTACTACCAGCTACATGAAGATGATATCGTCTTATGTGATGCAAGATGATCAGCTATTCCCCATGTTAACCGTCTTCGAGACCTTCATGTTTGCTGCTGAAGTCAGGCTTCCTCCTTCCATTTCTAGaactgaaaagaaacaaagagTCTACGAGCTCCTAGACCAACTAGGATTAACG AATACCGCGCATACATATATTGGTGATGAAGGCAGGAGAGGAGTGTCGGGTGGGGAACGGCGAAGAGTGTCAATAGGAATTGATATAATCCATAAGCCGTCCCTGCTGTTTCTTGATGAACCAACCTCAGGTCTTGATTCTACAAGTGCTTTCAGTGTGGTGGAAAAGGTGAAGGAAATAGCGAAAAGCGGCAGTATTGTGTTGATGACTATCCACCAGCCTTCCTTCAGAATTCAAATGCTCTTAGACCGGATCACAGTTCTTGCAAG GGGTAAACTGATATACATGGGAAGCCCAGCTGCTCTTCCTTCTCATCTCTCCGGATTTGGAAGGCCAATTCCAGATGGTGAAAATAGCCTGGAATATCTTCTCGATGTCATCAAAGAGTATGATGAATCCAATGTGGGACTCGATCCTCTTGTTCTTTACCAAAGTGAGGGACTCAAACCTGATCAAGTAGCCAGGACTCCGATCCCCAAGACACCAAAAACGCCAAAAACACCACGAACTCCCTACACTAATACCTCTGGATCCAGACTAGGTATCAACCTCTGGAGCCAAGCATTCTCAACCAGTGGAACATCTCGAGCTGACTCTGGGCAATATGgatatgatgatgatgatgaagacGATGACAACTTTGATAATTCCCTCGAGCGTAGGACTATGCCCACACCGATGAATTTACACAGTGGTGTCTATCAACCAAGGTTGGCTTCGCAGTTCTATAAAGAATTTTCAGTTTGGGTCTACAATGGTGTCAAAGGAGCTCCTCGCCGACCATCATGGACTCCTGCAAGAACTCCAGCAAGAACGCCAATTTCTGCTGCACGAAGTCAAGTTTCAAGCCAGTATCCAACACCTCAACATGTCCCTTATCATCCAAAAACTCCAGTTATCTATAGCCCGTCAGTGGATTCATATACTGCTTCATATGAAGATTTTTACATGGAAGAAGAAATGCTTGATGAGCCAGCACATGGCCCTAAATTTGCTAATCCATGGCTCCGTGAGGTTGCTGTCCTCTCATGGAGAACAGCACTTAACGTTGTTCGCACCCCTGAACTTTTTCTTTCGAGAGAGATAGTATTAACCGTCATGGCACTAATTCTTTCCTCACTTTTCAAGAACCTGAGCGAGTCCACATTCAAAACCGTTAATCAACTTATGAATTTCTACATATTTGCAGTTTGCTTGGTTTTCTTTTCATCGAATGATGCTGTCCCAACATTCATCCAGGAACGATTCATCTTCATCAGAGAGACTTCCCATAATGCTTACCGTGCTTCCTCCTATGTTGTCTCCTCTCTTTTAGTCTATCTCCCATTCTTCGCCATCCAAGGTCTCACATTTGCTGCCATAACCAAAATCATACTGCATCTGGAAAGCAATCTCTTCAATTTTTGGATTATCCTTTACGCCTCCCTAATTACTACCAATGCTTATGTTATGCTTGTTAGTGCACTTGTCCCCAGTTACATCACAGGATATGCAGTAGTAATTGCCACAACTGCTCTGTTCTTCCTGACTTGTGGGTTTTTCTTAAAGCGGACACAGATACCGATCTACTGGAGATGGCTACATTACATATCTGCAATCAAGTATCCATTTGAGGCAATGCTATCAAATGAGTTCAAAGGAACAAAATGCTATACTGGGAACTTTTCAGATCTTACGCCTGGTCCTCTCGGAGATATCAAACCTAGCAAACTGCATAATAACAATACAATTGGACCACATTGCCCACTGATCGGAGAAGATTTTCTATCCACAATGGACATCAAGATGGACAACCTTTGGTATGACGTCGCTATCTTGTTAGCTTGGGGAGTGCTTTACAGGCTCCTCTTCTATGTGGTTCTAAGATTTTACTCTAAGAACGAGAGGAAATGA
- the LOC126666604 gene encoding uncharacterized protein At3g17950, which yields MLDPLNDILPLQSSPTNSSASSSDLDSQSTGSFFHDRSTTLGTLMGVTFPAITFRAPSQSRDPNVPLSSATAAATITGRPSRNKTRKNKRSPLELQRRRRWWRLCSDGEAKPASLGEFLEVERKFGGGGFFCHAAAELEGVTVAEEEERREGVNGRMLFADGRVLPPVGSGDDGSTAGILCRFPASLTRICTGGVG from the exons atgttagatCCACTTAATGACATTCTTCCTCTACAATCTTCTCCGACCAACTCCTCCGCTTCCTCCTCCGATCTTGATTCTCAG TCTACAGGTTCTTTTTTCCATGACAGAAGCACAACACTTGGCACTCTAATGGGAGTAACATTCCCCGCCATTACATTTAGAGCTCCTTCTCAGTCACGTGACCCCAACGTGCCTCTATCATCCGCCACCGCCGCCGCAACTATCACCGGCAGGCCGAGCAGGAACAAGACTAGAAAGAACAAAAGAAGCCCGTTAGAGTTACAGCGTCGGCGTAGATGGTGGAGGCTTTGCAGCGATGGGGAAGCAAAACCCGCCTCTCTTGGTGAGTTCCTTGAAGTTGAAAGGAAATTCGGCGGCGGAGGTTTCTTCTGCCATGCGGCGGCTGAGCTTGAAGGTGTGACGGTGGCGGAGGAGGAAGAACGGAGGGAGGGAGTGAATGGACGGATGTTATTTGCTGACGGAAGGGTTTTGCCTCCGGTGGGGTCTGGTGATGATGGATCAACGGCTGGGATTCTTTGTAGATTTCCTGCTTCACTCACTCGGATCTGTACTGGTGGTGTAGGATGA